A DNA window from Balneolaceae bacterium contains the following coding sequences:
- a CDS encoding methylenetetrahydrofolate reductase: MKVIEHYRQADGPLISFEVIPPKRGGSVEEVFETLDQVMKFNPPFIDVTYHAAESYYEERSDGTIKRHLTRKRPGTIGLCAAIMHKYGVDPVPHLICEGFTKEETEDALIELNYLGIDNVLAIRGDSHDDTIRRFKTGTFNDYAIDLVKQIEGLNRAEYLKDIVNAQRTDFCVGVAGYPEKHFEAPNMETDIKHLKEKVEAGGDYIVTQMFFDNEAYFRFVDRCREAGIEVPIVPGLKIFTRERHLSWLPKNFHLNIPFALADEVRADPSNARSIGIEWGIQQSLELLEAGAPGIHYYIMGDPTPAMQVIEGLPLGSQAVKK, translated from the coding sequence ATGAAAGTCATTGAACACTACAGGCAGGCGGACGGCCCCCTCATTTCCTTCGAAGTGATTCCACCCAAGCGGGGCGGATCGGTGGAGGAGGTCTTCGAAACCCTGGACCAGGTGATGAAATTCAACCCGCCTTTCATCGATGTGACCTACCATGCGGCGGAGTCCTACTACGAGGAGCGCAGCGACGGCACCATCAAGCGCCACCTCACCCGCAAGCGCCCCGGCACCATCGGCCTCTGCGCCGCCATCATGCACAAGTACGGGGTGGACCCCGTTCCGCACCTGATCTGCGAGGGCTTCACCAAGGAGGAGACCGAAGATGCCCTTATCGAGCTCAACTACCTGGGCATCGACAACGTTCTGGCCATCCGCGGCGATTCGCATGATGACACCATCCGCCGCTTCAAAACCGGCACCTTCAACGACTACGCCATCGACCTGGTCAAGCAGATCGAGGGCCTGAACCGGGCGGAGTACCTCAAGGACATCGTCAACGCCCAGCGCACCGATTTCTGCGTGGGCGTGGCTGGCTACCCCGAGAAGCATTTCGAGGCGCCCAATATGGAGACCGACATCAAACATCTCAAGGAGAAGGTGGAGGCCGGCGGCGACTACATCGTGACGCAGATGTTCTTCGACAACGAGGCCTATTTCCGTTTCGTGGACCGATGCCGGGAGGCGGGCATCGAGGTGCCCATCGTGCCCGGCCTGAAGATCTTTACGCGCGAGCGGCACCTGAGCTGGCTGCCCAAGAACTTTCACCTGAACATCCCCTTCGCCCTGGCCGACGAGGTGCGGGCCGATCCCTCCAACGCCCGCAGCATCGGCATCGAGTGGGGCATACAGCAGTCGCTGGAGCTCCTGGAGGCGGGCGCGCCCGGCATTCACTACTATATCATGGGCGATCCCACGCCGGCTATGCAGGTTATTGAGGGACTTCCGCTAGGAAGCCAGGCCGTGAAAAAATAG
- a CDS encoding vitamin B12 dependent-methionine synthase activation domain-containing protein: MSGGLSNVSFSFRGNNTVREAIHAAFLYHAIQAGLDMAIVNAGQLEVYEEIPEELLERVEDVLLNRRDDATERLVDYAEQIEDEGGAAEKKAAAWREETVEERIKHALVKGIVDHIVDDVEEARQASDHPIDVIEGPMMAGMDVVGDLFGSGKMFLPQVVKSARVMKKGVAHLVPFIEKEKEKSDAKGSKAKVLLATVKGDVHDIGKNIVSVVLRCNNFEVIDLGVMVPANKILEEAKKHEVDIIGLSGLITPSLDEMVHVAKELKREHFTQPLMIGGATTSRMHTAVKIEPNYDQPVVHVLDASRSVSVTGNLISKTLREAFVSEKKEEYQKLRKQHESRSRRKEYLSIGKARANRLQTDWSEREPVQPAEPGLHVYEDYPLEEIRNYIDWGPFFIAWQMKGKFPDVLEDEEYGEEARELYEDANALLDRIVKQKLLRTRAVLGFFPANSVGDDIEIYAGEEREEVRTVFHMLRQQAKKRRGQPNRALSDFVAPKDSGVADWMGGFAVTAGIGAPELVKKFEEEHDDYNAILTKALADRLAEAFTELLHQKVRTRLWGYASGENLSNEELIKEQYQGIRPAPGYPAQPDHTEKRILFDLLEVEQNAEITLTEHYAMSPASSVSGLYFAYPEADYFNVGNLKRDQVEDYARRKGMTVEEVERWLQSSLNYDPD, translated from the coding sequence GTGAGCGGGGGACTCTCCAACGTCTCCTTCTCCTTCCGCGGCAACAACACCGTGCGCGAGGCCATCCACGCCGCCTTCCTCTACCACGCCATCCAGGCCGGCCTCGACATGGCCATCGTGAACGCAGGTCAGCTGGAGGTCTACGAGGAAATTCCCGAGGAGCTGCTGGAGCGGGTGGAGGACGTGCTGCTGAACCGCCGGGACGACGCCACCGAACGGCTGGTGGACTACGCCGAGCAGATAGAGGATGAAGGCGGAGCAGCCGAGAAGAAGGCCGCCGCATGGCGAGAGGAGACGGTGGAAGAGCGCATCAAACACGCGCTGGTCAAGGGCATCGTGGACCATATTGTGGACGACGTGGAGGAGGCGCGCCAGGCCAGCGATCATCCCATCGATGTGATCGAGGGACCCATGATGGCCGGCATGGACGTGGTGGGCGACCTCTTCGGCTCGGGCAAGATGTTCCTGCCGCAGGTGGTCAAGAGCGCCCGCGTGATGAAAAAAGGCGTGGCCCACCTGGTGCCCTTCATCGAAAAGGAGAAGGAGAAGAGCGATGCCAAAGGCTCCAAGGCCAAGGTGCTGCTGGCCACTGTGAAGGGCGACGTGCACGACATCGGCAAGAACATCGTCTCGGTGGTGCTGCGCTGCAACAACTTCGAGGTCATCGACCTGGGGGTGATGGTGCCGGCCAACAAAATCCTGGAGGAGGCCAAAAAGCACGAGGTTGACATTATCGGGCTCAGCGGACTGATAACGCCCTCGCTCGACGAGATGGTGCATGTGGCCAAAGAGCTCAAACGCGAGCACTTTACCCAGCCTCTGATGATCGGCGGGGCCACCACCTCCCGCATGCACACGGCCGTCAAGATCGAGCCCAACTACGACCAGCCCGTGGTGCATGTGCTGGACGCCTCCCGCAGCGTCTCGGTGACCGGCAACCTCATCTCCAAAACGCTGCGCGAGGCTTTCGTGAGCGAGAAAAAAGAGGAGTACCAGAAGCTGCGGAAGCAGCATGAGAGCCGCTCCCGCCGCAAGGAGTACCTCTCCATCGGCAAGGCGCGCGCCAACCGCCTGCAAACCGACTGGTCGGAGCGCGAGCCCGTCCAGCCGGCCGAACCGGGCCTGCACGTCTACGAAGACTATCCCCTGGAGGAGATCCGGAATTACATCGACTGGGGACCCTTTTTCATCGCCTGGCAGATGAAGGGCAAGTTTCCCGACGTGCTCGAGGACGAGGAGTACGGGGAGGAGGCCCGCGAGCTGTATGAGGACGCCAACGCGCTGCTCGATCGCATCGTTAAACAAAAGCTGCTGCGCACCCGCGCCGTGCTGGGATTCTTCCCGGCCAACAGTGTAGGCGACGATATTGAAATCTACGCCGGCGAGGAGCGCGAGGAGGTGCGCACCGTCTTCCACATGCTGCGCCAGCAGGCTAAAAAACGCCGGGGGCAGCCCAACCGCGCGCTCTCCGATTTTGTAGCCCCGAAAGACAGCGGCGTGGCCGACTGGATGGGCGGCTTCGCCGTGACCGCCGGCATCGGCGCGCCCGAGCTGGTGAAAAAGTTCGAGGAGGAACACGACGACTACAACGCCATCCTCACCAAGGCGCTGGCCGACCGCCTGGCCGAGGCCTTCACCGAGCTGCTGCACCAAAAGGTGCGCACCCGGCTCTGGGGCTACGCGTCCGGCGAAAACCTCAGCAACGAGGAGCTCATCAAGGAGCAGTACCAGGGTATCCGCCCGGCCCCCGGCTACCCGGCCCAGCCCGACCACACCGAGAAACGCATTCTCTTCGACCTGCTGGAGGTGGAGCAGAACGCCGAGATCACCCTTACCGAGCACTACGCCATGAGCCCGGCCTCCTCGGTGAGCGGCCTCTACTTCGCTTACCCGGAAGCCGACTATTTCAATGTGGGCAACCTGAAACGCGACCAGGTCGAGGACTACGCCCGGCGCAAGGGCATGACTGTGGAGGAGGTGGAGCGCTGGCTGCAGTCCAGCCTCAACTACGACCCGGACTAG